The genomic DNA GTCTAATTCGTTTAGCTTATCTTCTTCTTTTTCTATAACATTGTCTATATCTGTAGTATCTTCTTTACTAAGCTCTTTTTCATCTACCAAATGACTACTGTCTTTTCTAGTATCAAAATATGCCGAAAATCTCATTTCTTTATTTTGAAATATCATCATAGTCATGCTATCTTCTATATTATAGATATATAGTATCAATTTATCTTTTATCATATTTCTTAAGATACTCTCATATAAGATAGAAAACGGGGAATATATAAGATCTGCATCAGCTCTATTTAGAGAACTATCAAAAGCTGCTATTTCACCTTTTGGGACTACAATAGACCAGTTATTATCCACAGCTACTATATCTACGCTATTGTATTGTATAGCAAATTTAGAAAAATCTTGCTTACTAACCGCAGGGATAGCCCACTGCTTTGGACTATTTAATAAAACAGATAGATATACCGAGTGGTACTCGCTTTCGCGCTTTTTTAAATATTCGTTAAATTTAATATCGACTCTACCATCTGTACAGTCAAATACGGCTTCTAAATTTTTTATAATTTTACCATTTTTAATGGCTCTAGCATATGTATAGCATTGATTATCTTTTATAACCGCACTTACATAAAGAGTTGATAAAAACTTTCTAATCCAAGAAGCCATACCTTGCCTTAAAATTTAATTACATATGTTATCAAATTTAGCATTAAAATTATATTATACACTAATTTAGTTAGGCATTTTGCTTAATATAAGTGCTTTAGCGTCATCCATACTAAGCCCTGATATGCTAAACGGCTCACTTAGGGTATAGGTTATTTTGCTAAATGGTTTTGGTAAAACCATCTTATCCCAACTGCCAAATTGCCAAAATTTACTGGCTTCGTAATTGAGAATTACGATATTTACATTCATCTTTTGAGGAATAGCGACACATCCATCTGAAATACTATGCCTAGGACCTTTTGGACCATCTGGAGTTATGGCAACGTCGGCTCCTTCTTTTATCGTTCTAAAAGCAGCTAAAAGTGCCTTTAAAGCCCCTTTTGTAGTACTTCCTCTAATAGTACCTATGCCAAAATGATAAGAAACGCCATTTACCATTTCTCCGTCTTTATGGTCTGAAATCATGACTTTTACATTTTTA from Campylobacter fetus subsp. fetus includes the following:
- a CDS encoding lysophospholipid acyltransferase family protein encodes the protein MVKSFKDKFFIKFVELSIISIMHIIYITCKKEFKGKSISKEPCVILFWHGKLVMLPFVFKKWWDTKNVKVMISDHKDGEMVNGVSYHFGIGTIRGSTTKGALKALLAAFRTIKEGADVAITPDGPKGPRHSISDGCVAIPQKMNVNIVILNYEASKFWQFGSWDKMVLPKPFSKITYTLSEPFSISGLSMDDAKALILSKMPN